The [Bacillus] selenitireducens MLS10 genome includes a region encoding these proteins:
- a CDS encoding antibiotic biosynthesis monooxygenase family protein — translation MYVVMNQLYVPPEGRENVANRFSNSAEKMKEIPGCLDFMFLNPEEDEKYPVVLTKWASKADYEAWVNSDAFKSAHKKRRDNLDSSPTQSNEIFAYEAVHHL, via the coding sequence GTGTACGTTGTCATGAATCAGCTGTATGTGCCCCCGGAAGGCCGGGAGAACGTTGCGAACCGATTCAGTAACAGTGCGGAAAAAATGAAAGAAATACCAGGGTGTCTCGATTTTATGTTTTTGAACCCGGAGGAAGATGAGAAATACCCGGTTGTCTTGACCAAGTGGGCATCCAAAGCGGATTACGAGGCCTGGGTAAACAGTGATGCTTTCAAGTCAGCCCATAAAAAACGACGCGATAATCTTGACTCCAGTCCGACACAGAGTAACGAGATTTTTGCGTATGAAGCAGTCCATCATCTCTGA
- the sfsA gene encoding DNA/RNA nuclease SfsA, translating into MTEHPEKGVLTFDSPLIKSRFVRRKNRFLMEVDLERNGERVDVHLADSARLTELLLPGKTVCLSETDSPKRKTRYTARLIENQFGNGLVSIYSTLPNQLAECAIQNQFIDGLRSWHHTAREVKWGKSRFDHVLERNGRQLILEVKGITWVDNECAFFPGAVTERGRRHVEELEALHNEGSVATAILFVVQRPDAKEVRLADEVDPAFCNALRKAADAGVKLFACTMNVALTHVSFGQVIPVRTEEISS; encoded by the coding sequence GTGACTGAACATCCTGAAAAAGGCGTTTTGACATTCGACTCCCCACTGATCAAAAGCCGCTTTGTCAGAAGAAAAAACCGCTTTTTGATGGAAGTGGATCTTGAACGGAACGGCGAACGGGTGGATGTGCATCTTGCAGATTCTGCGCGGCTGACCGAGCTTCTTCTTCCCGGGAAGACGGTCTGCCTGTCTGAAACGGATTCACCAAAGCGAAAAACCCGCTATACGGCGCGTCTGATAGAAAACCAGTTCGGGAATGGCTTGGTTTCCATTTATTCGACATTGCCCAATCAGCTGGCTGAATGCGCGATTCAGAATCAGTTCATTGACGGTCTGCGTTCGTGGCATCATACTGCGAGAGAAGTGAAATGGGGCAAAAGCCGGTTTGATCATGTCCTCGAGCGTAACGGCCGGCAGCTGATTCTTGAAGTGAAGGGGATTACCTGGGTTGACAATGAGTGTGCATTTTTCCCTGGAGCGGTTACGGAACGGGGGAGGCGGCATGTCGAGGAACTTGAAGCTCTTCATAATGAAGGGAGCGTTGCTACCGCGATTTTATTCGTCGTGCAGCGTCCTGACGCCAAAGAAGTAAGGCTTGCAGATGAAGTTGACCCGGCTTTTTGCAATGCGCTTCGAAAAGCAGCTGATGCAGGTGTGAAGCTTTTTGCCTGTACGATGAATGTTGCATTGACTCATGTGTCATTCGGTCAGGTCATTCCTGTGAGAACAGAGGAGATTTCGTCATGA
- the lepB gene encoding signal peptidase I, which translates to MDTEPGRRTSWKSNLLLFTKVMTVAFVLFVLVRGFMFTNYIVYGQSMMPTIEDGERIIVNKIGYEIAEPNRFDLIIFHVDETTDYIKRVIGLPGDHIEYNDDQLYINGETYEEPFLTDYLEASDERPFTTDFILDELLFASEVPEGHVFVLGDNRQNSVDSRHIGFVPMDEIVGQANMAFWPIHNIRLFR; encoded by the coding sequence ATGGATACCGAACCTGGCAGAAGAACATCGTGGAAAAGTAATTTACTTCTCTTTACGAAAGTGATGACCGTTGCATTTGTTCTGTTTGTCCTTGTCAGAGGCTTTATGTTTACCAACTACATTGTGTACGGACAGTCGATGATGCCGACGATCGAGGATGGCGAGCGGATCATTGTCAACAAAATCGGCTATGAAATTGCTGAACCGAACCGCTTTGATCTCATCATCTTTCACGTTGATGAAACAACTGATTATATAAAAAGAGTGATCGGCCTCCCTGGTGATCATATTGAGTACAATGATGATCAGTTATACATTAATGGTGAAACGTATGAGGAACCGTTCCTCACCGATTATCTCGAAGCCAGTGATGAACGGCCGTTTACGACCGATTTCATTCTCGACGAATTGCTGTTTGCTTCAGAAGTGCCGGAGGGGCATGTGTTTGTCCTCGGTGACAATCGTCAAAACAGCGTGGACAGTCGACATATCGGGTTTGTTCCGATGGATGAAATTGTCGGTCAGGCGAATATGGCTTTTTGGCCCATACACAATATCCGGTTATTCCGATAA
- a CDS encoding DUF1028 domain-containing protein, translating into MKKKQPKVATFSIIGFDPETREWGIAVQSKFLGVGAVVPWAKAETGAIATQSFANTAFGPDGLALLEEGATPEEVVEALIADDPDKHLRQFAVMDKKGRTAAYTGKDCYDWAGHQTGSFCTAQGNILVSEKTIASLVRAFETTDGPLAERLIKALEDGQQAGGDSRGKQSAALFVVKDKGGYGGYNDRVYDLRVDDHPEPIEELRRLYDLHQLYFSRPNQSKMLKLEGEIVDELASLLRDAGIKTPASGVYDEAMKDALKTYYMRENFEERWSEDALIDPNVLDYMRKQATQS; encoded by the coding sequence GTGAAAAAGAAGCAACCGAAAGTCGCAACGTTCTCCATCATTGGTTTTGATCCTGAAACAAGGGAATGGGGCATTGCTGTACAATCAAAGTTCCTCGGAGTGGGTGCTGTAGTGCCTTGGGCGAAAGCGGAAACCGGCGCTATTGCAACGCAGTCCTTCGCGAATACAGCTTTTGGTCCTGACGGCCTTGCACTGCTTGAAGAAGGGGCCACTCCTGAAGAAGTTGTAGAAGCCCTGATCGCGGACGACCCTGATAAACATCTCAGACAGTTTGCTGTGATGGATAAAAAGGGGCGAACGGCTGCCTATACGGGCAAGGACTGTTACGACTGGGCCGGCCATCAGACGGGATCATTCTGTACGGCACAGGGCAATATTCTGGTCAGTGAAAAGACCATTGCGTCATTGGTACGCGCATTTGAAACGACAGACGGACCGCTTGCTGAACGTCTCATCAAAGCATTGGAAGACGGTCAGCAAGCAGGCGGCGATTCACGGGGGAAACAATCAGCGGCACTCTTTGTTGTAAAAGATAAAGGCGGATACGGCGGGTATAATGACCGTGTATATGATCTGCGGGTTGATGACCATCCGGAACCGATCGAAGAGCTGAGACGACTGTATGACTTGCATCAGCTCTATTTCTCCCGGCCGAATCAGAGTAAGATGCTCAAACTTGAAGGGGAGATTGTAGATGAACTGGCCAGTCTTCTGCGTGATGCAGGAATCAAGACGCCTGCATCCGGAGTCTATGATGAGGCAATGAAAGACGCGTTGAAGACGTATTATATGAGAGAAAATTTTGAAGAGCGCTGGAGCGAGGATGCACTGATTGATCCGAACGTGCTTGATTACATGCGAAAGCAGGCGACACAATCGTGA
- a CDS encoding transglycosylase domain-containing protein codes for MRLFTGTMFTLLLSSLFAFLFMQVSKEFTHIEHVASSLEERISLDDVRLHNNSYMLDANGDVISDVYAAENRILIAFEAIPETLINLLLATEDRNYFDHPGFDVTGISRALFVNLQSDGIEQGGSTITQQVARNLYLTHDQTYDRKITELLYAYQMEQEFDKEDILTLYFNTIYFANGVYGIEAASRYYFDKTAEELSIAEGAFLLAIPNNPSYYNPLQYKERTETRQKRFISNLHTEGHIDEATANAAMEESVTLVPSQKTDEFPDYVTYVYDELKELIAYAEGFNRRIRSAGQEERARIQEQLNSRVDDLLREGAVIETALDPELQRSVVTSMNNRLRGRGYQGAFALINHHTKELKAITGGYNYSKFDFHRGHRAYRQPGSAFKPLLVYGPLLEETRLTPSSVIDAGPIERNGYSPINFAGAVYGNDSVRNAFMKSYNTAAVRMLDMIGVETGFEYVEQLGFSELVPEDCRLPSALGGLTRGTNVLEMTRAFSVFQTDGAYTPARAIRSVTSVDGELLYEWDDNARQVFSPDTARQMRSLMESVVTDGTANRLQYNLGNYVGGKTGTSNDFHDLWFVGSTDTYTAGVWAGYDSPASLEATPSVHLDLWGYVMRNLP; via the coding sequence GTGCGCCTGTTTACCGGCACGATGTTCACACTTCTCTTATCAAGCCTGTTTGCTTTTTTGTTCATGCAGGTGTCCAAAGAATTCACACATATCGAGCACGTTGCATCATCTCTTGAAGAACGAATTAGTCTTGATGATGTAAGACTTCATAATAACAGCTATATGCTCGACGCCAATGGGGACGTCATTTCTGACGTTTACGCGGCTGAAAACCGGATCCTCATTGCCTTCGAGGCGATCCCTGAGACCCTGATCAATTTGCTCCTGGCAACCGAAGACCGAAACTACTTTGATCATCCGGGCTTTGACGTGACAGGCATATCCCGTGCACTCTTCGTCAATCTGCAGAGTGATGGGATCGAACAGGGCGGGAGCACCATCACTCAGCAGGTCGCACGCAACCTCTACCTGACTCACGATCAGACATATGACCGTAAAATCACCGAACTGCTTTATGCATACCAGATGGAACAGGAATTCGACAAAGAAGACATTCTCACGCTTTATTTCAATACGATTTATTTCGCAAACGGCGTCTATGGCATTGAGGCTGCGAGCCGGTATTACTTTGACAAAACCGCTGAAGAGTTATCCATTGCGGAAGGGGCCTTTCTGCTCGCCATCCCCAACAATCCGTCGTATTATAACCCGCTTCAGTATAAGGAACGTACCGAAACCAGGCAAAAGCGTTTTATCAGCAACCTGCACACCGAGGGACATATTGACGAAGCAACCGCCAACGCTGCGATGGAGGAATCTGTAACACTGGTCCCTTCACAAAAGACCGATGAGTTCCCGGATTATGTAACCTATGTATATGATGAATTGAAAGAGCTCATTGCTTATGCAGAAGGATTTAATCGGAGAATCCGCAGCGCAGGGCAAGAGGAACGTGCCCGTATACAGGAACAGCTAAACAGCAGGGTGGATGACCTCTTACGTGAAGGTGCAGTCATCGAGACCGCTTTGGATCCGGAGCTGCAACGGTCTGTCGTAACGTCAATGAACAACCGACTGAGAGGCAGGGGTTATCAGGGTGCATTTGCGCTGATCAATCACCATACGAAAGAGTTAAAGGCCATCACAGGCGGTTATAACTACAGTAAGTTTGACTTCCATCGCGGCCATCGTGCGTACAGACAGCCCGGCTCCGCTTTTAAACCCCTGCTCGTATACGGTCCCCTTCTTGAAGAAACAAGGCTCACCCCTTCTTCGGTCATCGATGCGGGTCCGATAGAACGAAACGGTTACTCACCCATCAACTTTGCTGGTGCAGTATACGGCAACGACTCAGTGAGAAATGCCTTTATGAAGTCTTACAATACCGCTGCTGTCCGTATGCTTGACATGATCGGTGTCGAAACCGGCTTTGAGTACGTCGAACAGCTCGGTTTCTCCGAGCTTGTTCCGGAAGATTGCCGTCTCCCTTCCGCCTTGGGTGGATTGACGAGAGGTACCAATGTTCTCGAGATGACAAGAGCCTTTTCCGTTTTTCAGACAGATGGCGCCTATACCCCTGCGAGGGCGATCCGTTCGGTCACGTCCGTTGACGGTGAGCTGCTTTATGAGTGGGATGACAACGCCAGGCAGGTCTTCAGCCCGGATACGGCAAGACAAATGCGGTCACTGATGGAAAGCGTTGTGACTGACGGCACGGCAAACCGGCTGCAATACAATCTTGGTAACTACGTCGGAGGCAAGACCGGCACAAGTAATGATTTTCATGACCTGTGGTTTGTCGGATCAACCGATACGTATACAGCCGGTGTCTGGGCCGGCTATGATTCACCCGCTTCCCTGGAAGCCACCCCATCTGTGCATCTCGATCTGTGGGGCTATGTGATGCGAAACCTCCCCTGA
- a CDS encoding YufK family protein, which yields MKNAYLTSHFPLISILLYSLSFAMYASRFVIRYMDELGLYSGMIEFFSESGIQLTMLAVLWLFFFMLFAALKLIADTINELSLLFFSKDEDGADLNRVRGGAWIFLLTSIVSLLGQVQLPVLLGIFLTACVIYFVYFIYKISEKLSFGASIGLVMFHLLFWGVFVLGVTYAILKLYNSIIASLPI from the coding sequence ATGAAGAATGCATATTTAACCAGTCACTTCCCATTGATCTCTATTTTATTATACAGCCTATCCTTTGCCATGTATGCCAGCCGTTTTGTGATCCGTTATATGGATGAACTCGGACTATACAGCGGGATGATTGAGTTCTTCTCGGAAAGTGGCATTCAACTGACGATGCTCGCAGTTCTGTGGCTGTTTTTTTTCATGCTGTTTGCAGCATTGAAGCTGATCGCCGACACAATCAACGAGCTCTCCCTGTTGTTTTTCTCAAAAGATGAAGACGGTGCGGATCTGAACAGGGTCCGGGGCGGGGCCTGGATCTTTCTTCTGACATCGATTGTGTCACTGCTTGGACAAGTCCAGCTGCCCGTCCTGCTCGGCATTTTTTTGACAGCGTGTGTCATCTATTTTGTCTATTTCATCTACAAAATCAGTGAGAAGTTAAGCTTCGGGGCTTCCATCGGGCTCGTGATGTTTCATCTGCTGTTCTGGGGCGTGTTTGTCCTCGGCGTGACGTATGCGATTTTGAAGCTGTATAACAGCATTATTGCGAGTTTGCCGATTTAG